A DNA window from Vigna unguiculata cultivar IT97K-499-35 chromosome 10, ASM411807v1, whole genome shotgun sequence contains the following coding sequences:
- the LOC114167559 gene encoding receptor-like protein 7 — MRGHTLLCFFLLPFLCINHNANVFPANAYLLGNECSMLLLLKNNLIFNPTISKKLTLWNQNEDCCQWNGVTCKEGRVVALDLSEESISGGLLNSTVLFGLQYLQSLNLAFNNFSSVIPSELCKLNNLRYLNFSNAGFEGQIPNEMFHLRRLVILDLSSSISSPHCLKLDKPNIAMLLQNLTEITELYLDGITISAKGQEWFHALSSLHNLRVLSMSSCNMSGPIHASLAKLLSLTVLNLSNNSMSSSVPDSLTNLSNLVILQLRSCGLNGSFPKDIFLMPSLEVLDISDNQHLTGSLPNFQPRGSVRDLNLSETSFTGNVPGAISNLKLLSTIDISYCQFNGTLPSSMSELTQLVYLDLSSNNFSGPLPSFNMSKNLTYLSLSHNSLTGVLPSSHFEGLKNLANIDLGFNFFIGNLPLSLLKLPYLRELKLPFNQLTGILDESVITSPTLEMLDLDSNHLEGPIPLSIFNLRTLEVIQLNSNKFNGTLQLHMIRRLSNLTTLGLSYNNLSVDIYSRYDRDSSPFPALRNIMLASCKLRGIPAFVKSQSTLLHLDLADNEIQGTIPYWIWQLKYLVILNLSKNFLTKLEGNVWNFSSNLLHLDLSSNQLQGPFPFLPTFVNILDYSNNRFNSVIPADIGNRLPFVTQLSLSNNSFHGQIPESFLNASHLLLLDLSHNNFVGTIPRCFAKLSSTLRVLNFGGNKLQGYIPDTLPTSCSLQLLDLNNNLLDGTIPTSLAFCQKLQVLNLGRNFLTDKFPCFLSKISTLRIMDLRLNNLHGSIGCPKNRGDWEMLHMVDVAFNNFSGAIQGALLNRWKAMMRDNDNVGPEFGHLFIELVDNYDPKNFKELMSLLDKNIVAKLAKLVAHIPRSILDQGSSEPYKVDLTQYQNSILITNKGQQIKLDKIQRAFTYVDMSSNNFEGSIPIELMQFKAMMALNLSNNAFSGHIPSSIENLKNLESLDLSNNSLSGEIPRELASLNFLAYLNLSNNDLVGEIPKGTQIQTFDGDSFEGNEKLCGSPLTRNCSNSGMPTPETPQSHSKNSIDWSLLSVELGFIFGFGVFIIPLLFWKRWSFWYSKQMDEIFHKIIPQLDFAYEHQRGHTRQTLRRRY, encoded by the coding sequence ATGAGAGGACACACACTCCTGTGCTTTTTTCTTTTACCATTTCTCTGCATAAACCACAATGCCAACGTCTTTCCAGCCAATGCCTATTTGCTTGGCAACGAGTGTTCCATGTTGCTCCTTTTGAAAAATAACCTAATATTCAACCCTACAATTTCCAAAAAACTCACTCTTTGGAATCAAAATGAAGATTGTTGTCAATGGAATGGAGTGACATGCAAAGAAGGTCGTGTTGTAGCCCTTGATCTCAGTGAGGAGTCCATCTCAGGAGGACTTCTTAATTCAACCGTTCTTTTTGGCCTTCAATATCTTCAAAGCTTGAATCTGGCTTTCAACAACTTCAGTTCGGTGATTCCTTCTGAACTCTGCAAACTCAATAATTTGAGGTATTTGAACTTTTCAAATGCTGGCTTTGAGGGGCAGATTCCTAATGAGATGTTTCATCTCAGAAGGTTAGTTATTCTTGACTTGTCTTCTTCAATCTCCTCACCTCACTGCCTGAAACTCGACAAGCCAAATATAGCAATGCTTTTGCAAAACCTTACAGAAATCACAGAATTATATCTAGATGGTATAACAATATCTGCAAAAGGACAAGAATGGTTTCATGCTTTATCTTCATTGCACAACTTACGTGTTCTAAGCATGTCATCATGCAATATGTCTGGACCTATTCATGCTTCCCTGGCTAAGCTTCTGTCACTCACTGTTCTGAATTTAAGCAACAACAGCATGTCCAGCTCAGTGCCAGATTCCTTAACAAACTTGTCCAATCTAGTCATACTGCAACTCAGAAGTTGTGGCTTGAATGGCTCTTTTCCGAAAGATATCTTCCTCATGCCATCATTAGAGGTGCTTGACATCTCAGACAATCAACATCTTACGGGTTCTTTGCCAAACTTCCAACCACGTGGTTCTGTTCGTGACTTGAATCTTAGCGAGACAAGTTTCACAGGAAATGTTCCGGGTGCAATTTCTAACTTGAAACTTTTATCTACAATTGATATATCTTATTGCCAATTTAATGGAACACTTCCTAGTTCAATGTCAGAACTCACCCAACTAGTTTATCTGGACTTGTCTTCCAATAACTTTTCAGGTCCACTCCCTTCTTTTAATATGTCCAAGAATCTCACATATTTATCCCTCTCTCATAATAGTTTAACAGGGGTGTTGCCATCCAGTCATTTTGAGGGCCTTAAAAATCTCGCAAACATTGATCTGGGGTTTAACTTTTTCATAGGTAATCTTCCCTTATCTTTGCTTAAACTTCCATATTTGCGCGAACTTAAACTTCCCTTTAATCAGCTCACTGGTATCTTGGATGAATCAGTGATAACCTCACCTACACTAGAGATGCTTGATTTGGATAGTAATCATTTGGAGGGACCCATTCCTTTGTCTATATTTAACCTTAGAACACTTGAAGTCATTCAACTTAATTCAAACAAGTTTAATGGCACATTACAATTGCACATGATTCGCAGGTTGAGTAATCTAACTACATTAGGGCTCTCGTATAACAATTTGTCCGTTGATATATACTCTAGATATGATCGTGATTCGTCACCCTTTCCTGCTCTAAGAAATATAATGCTGGCATCTTGCAAGTTGAGAGGAATCCCTGCTTTTGTGAAAAGTCAATCAACATTACTACACCTTGACCTTGCTGACAACGAGATTCAAGGAACAATACCATACTGGATTTGGCAGCTTAAATATCTTGTTATCTTGAACCTGTCCAAAAATTTCCTAACAAAATTGGAAGGAAATGTATGGAACTTTAGTTCAAACCTTTTGCATCTTGATCTTAGTTCCAACCAACTACAAGGGCCATTTCCTTTCCTTCCAacatttgtaaatattttggaCTACTCAAACAATAGATTTAACTCTGTCATTCCAGCGGACATTGGAAATCGTCTCCCGTTCGTAACACAATTGTCTCTTTCAAACAATAGTTTTCACGGACAAATCCCTGAATCCTTTCTCAATGCTTCTCATCTTCTTCTGCTGGATCTTTCTCACAATAACTTTGTTGGAACCATTCCCCGGTGTTTTGCTAAGTTGAGTAGCACTCTTCGGGTGTTGAACTTTGGTGGAAACAAACTTCAAGGATATATTCCTGATACTCTGCCAACTTCATGTTCTCTCCAGTTATTGGACCTAAATAACAATCTCTTGGATGGTACCATCCCAACATCTTTAGCTTTTTGCCAGAAACTACAAGTCCTTAACCTTGGAAGAAATTTTTTAACCGACAAATTTCCTTGTTTCTTAAGTAAGATTTCCACCTTACGAATCATGGATTTACGGTTAAACAATCTTCACGGGTCAATTGGATGCCCAAAAAACAGAGGTGACTGGGAAATGCTCCATATGGTTGATGTAGCATTCAATAATTTCAGTGGTGCAATACAAGGAGCCCTATTGAACAGGTGGAAAGCAATGATGCGAGACAATGATAATGTGGGACCAGAATTTGGCCACTTATTCATTGAGCTCGTTGATAACTATGATCCCAAGAATTTTAAGGAATTAATGTCACTCTTAGACAAAAATATTGTAGCAAAGTTAGCTAAACTTGTTGCACACATACCTCGCTCTATTCTTGACCAGGGGTCCTCAGAACCATATAAAGTGGATCTTACTCAGTATCAAAATTCAATTCTTATTACAAATAAAGGTCAACAAATAAAATTGGACAAAATCCAGAGAGCCTTCACTTACGTGGATATGTCAAGCAACAATTTTGAGGGTTCAATACCAATTGAGCTAATGCAGTTCAAGGCAATGATGGCTCTTAACTTGTCAAATAATGCCTTCTCAGGTCATATCCCATCATCTattgaaaatttgaagaatCTTGAATCCTTAGACTTGTCAAACAATTCTCTAAGTGGAGAAATCCCTAGAGAGCTAGCTAGTCTAAATTTTCTTGCATATCTGAATCTCTCAAACAATGACCTGGTGGGTGAAATTCCAAAGGGCACACAAATTCAGACATTTGATGGAGATTCCTTTGAAGGAAATGAAAAGTTATGTGGGTCTCCATTGACCCGTAATTGCAGCAATAGTGGAATGCCAACTCCTGAAACACCTCAATCTCATTCTAAGAACTCAATTGATTGGAGTTTATTAAGCGTAGAGTTGGGATTTATTTTTGGCTTTGGAGTTTTCATTATCCCTCTGCTTTTCTGGAAGAGATGGAGCTTTTGGTATTCCAAACAGATGGATGAGATCTTTCACAAGATCATTCCCCAACTTGATTTTGCTTATGAACACCAACGAGGTCACACACGACAAACTCTAAGGAGGAGATACTGA